From a single Methanobrevibacter sp. genomic region:
- a CDS encoding Ig-like domain repeat protein, protein MKLNKFTVVLAVLLISIMAIGAVSAESVDDSGFVAVEDGDIQGSVEVTDVAEDLSTADTADETVGDDSGGPDDTVNYDLDDDTYSTYFNEDGTATEALSADGNYYLNVGTLTNKDIKIVSGQNVYIQGKEGAGIINDGTITIGDGTEDKIGTVQISGLTFINNNKDAIVVNQYANGVAIAQNKFDLTYDDTYAGSPMAIVTYGYVDGTIIVNNEINMESAGYYTYGIDLCYYLANWAGSGDANGEHFYVANNKINIHSTAFGGMAEAMYLDTIINSVIEGNNITVVTDNAGVANYGMQVSDSWGFFNVPWAASPYNVTIKDNTIVLDSADLAYGISVISLWPYDENYGKIVKDMIISGNEVNITTQTEGVGICADSSDVSIVDNKVTLKADHNPIAAYVDSYIGNESCAIFVNNFNNNMGYYVNNTVTGNTIETTENPIRVSKNEDGNDPLVIEDNTFETSYVVLNDGNYDIYFYANGTVKDYLSPSGDYTLVIDTLTDKDIVIHSGSNILITGKEGAGFINDGTIYLDGGADGLVGSITISGLTFTNTNKGAVDIAEYCTFITIQGNTMDLVGDSSANVYTLTAISPHNFIYGLAIIDNNITVTGDVPYSNGIYAMNWGAADTPSNFNISGNTIVLDISSTSGSNAAIYVEVSDSVIENNNITVKSVGNAFAYGIQVPDTSYTMMAYSYDPTSNSPTNVEIKNNIVNLETQYMAYGITVISFGYDVNEEELFALPLNIVISDNNVVITSEKGVIGVGGIFYDGSISNNDINVIGGSSEEVTSQDMIGVGTTAIYVNSRAASIEDEDYEVNVKNNNIFTNVVAEDTNDEDYVIFDNTIVSAVDESGAFIVNESTYDIFFDEKGNLKTIPQESTLLLGDLSNKKMIINAPITIKALSEDSTLINTTINLVAGADNSVIDGLNMEFTGDNTTGSIGIIYIKDVTNVTISNNKITVPDFVDKVGAKYGSSVYAIEVESGMSGCKDISINNNAINMAGTCRYLYGIDVFKTYKSENRNNNINIFENNITINGGSKMAEAIYVSESDDVIIDGNIISSTSNGAAYGVATDQLTNAVITSNNIAADAATQAYGITATTSGSGTIIRANEIDAKGTGAVGIGINHQDGITIEDNTVAIDGGDYTTITSSDTLGTANAAVLSGDGNTNVEMNNNDVSEVSAVRLDTVIEVSDLTVTAAPSGNGSLQITLKTAGGMALANQVVKVVFNSQMYELTTDAKGVAVLSFPLNKSGTYNTEVFYLGDDNYRGADASAKITINKVKTALTASGKTFLATATTKKLTATLKDANGNPLAKKTVSFTVNGKTYKATTNAKGVATVKLALKAAKTYTVKIKFAADSVYAASTKSVKVKLNKEKTKITAPKKTFKKSAKTKKVVITLKNSKGKAIASKKITLTVNKKKYTVKTNKKGKATFKVKLTKKGTFKYTVKFAGDTQYKAVTKKTGKIVIK, encoded by the coding sequence ATGAAGCTTAATAAATTCACAGTCGTTTTAGCCGTTTTATTGATTTCAATAATGGCTATTGGGGCTGTAAGTGCGGAATCTGTAGACGATTCCGGGTTTGTCGCTGTTGAAGATGGTGACATTCAGGGATCTGTCGAAGTTACAGATGTCGCAGAAGATTTAAGTACTGCAGATACTGCAGATGAGACTGTTGGCGATGACAGTGGCGGTCCGGATGATACAGTAAATTATGATCTTGATGATGACACTTATTCCACATACTTCAATGAAGATGGTACCGCTACTGAAGCGTTAAGTGCTGACGGAAATTACTATTTGAACGTTGGTACTTTAACCAATAAGGACATAAAAATTGTTTCTGGCCAAAATGTTTACATCCAAGGTAAGGAAGGAGCAGGTATAATCAATGACGGTACCATTACCATTGGTGATGGTACTGAGGATAAAATCGGTACCGTCCAAATTTCCGGGTTAACTTTCATTAACAATAACAAAGATGCTATAGTTGTTAACCAATATGCTAATGGAGTTGCTATCGCTCAAAATAAGTTTGATTTAACTTATGATGATACTTATGCCGGATCTCCTATGGCTATTGTTACCTATGGTTATGTTGACGGAACTATCATTGTAAATAATGAAATCAATATGGAAAGTGCTGGTTACTATACCTATGGTATTGATTTATGCTATTATCTTGCTAATTGGGCTGGCTCCGGAGATGCCAATGGTGAGCATTTCTATGTAGCTAATAATAAAATCAATATTCATTCCACTGCTTTTGGCGGTATGGCTGAGGCTATGTATTTAGACACTATAATCAATTCAGTAATTGAAGGCAACAATATCACTGTTGTCACTGACAATGCAGGTGTCGCTAATTATGGTATGCAAGTTTCTGATTCTTGGGGATTCTTCAATGTTCCTTGGGCGGCTTCACCGTATAATGTAACTATCAAGGATAACACCATAGTATTGGATTCTGCTGACTTGGCTTATGGTATTAGTGTAATTAGCTTATGGCCTTATGATGAAAATTATGGCAAAATTGTTAAGGATATGATTATCTCTGGCAATGAAGTAAACATCACAACCCAAACCGAAGGTGTTGGAATTTGTGCAGATTCTTCCGATGTGAGCATTGTTGACAACAAAGTTACTCTCAAAGCGGACCATAATCCTATTGCGGCTTATGTTGATAGTTATATCGGTAATGAAAGTTGTGCTATCTTTGTTAATAACTTTAATAATAATATGGGTTATTATGTTAACAATACTGTAACTGGAAACACAATTGAAACAACTGAAAATCCTATTAGAGTTTCTAAAAATGAGGATGGAAATGATCCATTAGTGATTGAAGACAATACTTTTGAAACCAGTTATGTTGTCCTTAATGATGGAAATTATGATATCTACTTCTATGCAAACGGTACTGTTAAAGATTACTTAAGTCCATCTGGAGATTACACCTTGGTCATTGATACCTTAACCGATAAGGATATTGTAATCCATTCCGGTTCTAATATTCTTATCACTGGTAAAGAAGGTGCAGGATTCATTAATGATGGTACTATTTATCTTGATGGTGGTGCTGATGGTTTAGTCGGTTCCATTACTATCTCAGGTTTAACCTTCACCAACACCAATAAAGGTGCTGTTGACATTGCCGAATATTGTACTTTTATAACTATTCAAGGAAATACCATGGACCTTGTTGGAGATTCTAGTGCAAATGTATACACTCTTACAGCCATTTCCCCACATAATTTCATTTATGGATTAGCAATCATCGATAATAATATCACCGTTACAGGTGATGTTCCTTACAGTAATGGTATTTATGCTATGAACTGGGGTGCTGCAGATACTCCATCAAACTTCAATATTTCTGGAAACACTATTGTTTTAGATATTTCATCCACTTCTGGATCCAATGCGGCAATCTATGTAGAAGTTAGTGATTCAGTAATTGAAAATAACAATATAACTGTAAAATCAGTAGGTAATGCATTTGCATATGGTATTCAAGTGCCAGATACTTCATATACTATGATGGCATATTCCTACGATCCAACTAGCAATTCTCCAACAAATGTTGAGATTAAAAACAACATTGTAAATCTTGAAACACAATACATGGCTTATGGTATTACAGTAATTAGTTTTGGTTATGATGTTAATGAAGAAGAATTATTTGCTTTACCATTGAATATTGTAATTTCCGACAATAATGTTGTCATTACTTCTGAGAAAGGAGTTATTGGAGTTGGAGGTATCTTCTATGATGGTTCTATTTCTAATAATGACATAAACGTCATTGGAGGTTCCAGTGAAGAAGTAACTTCTCAGGATATGATAGGTGTTGGAACTACTGCCATATATGTCAATTCTAGAGCTGCAAGTATTGAAGATGAAGATTATGAAGTTAATGTGAAAAATAATAATATTTTCACTAACGTTGTTGCAGAAGATACTAATGATGAGGACTATGTAATCTTCGATAATACTATTGTTTCTGCTGTTGACGAGTCTGGTGCATTTATAGTTAATGAGTCTACTTATGATATTTTCTTTGATGAAAAAGGCAATCTTAAGACCATACCTCAAGAAAGCACATTATTATTAGGTGACTTATCCAATAAGAAAATGATAATAAATGCTCCTATCACTATAAAAGCTTTAAGTGAAGATTCAACTTTAATCAACACTACTATTAACCTTGTTGCAGGTGCAGACAATTCTGTAATTGATGGATTGAACATGGAATTCACCGGTGACAACACTACCGGATCCATTGGAATTATTTACATTAAGGATGTAACAAATGTAACCATTTCCAACAATAAGATCACTGTTCCTGACTTTGTTGACAAAGTCGGTGCAAAATATGGTTCATCTGTTTATGCCATTGAAGTTGAAAGCGGTATGTCAGGCTGTAAAGATATTTCCATAAATAATAATGCCATCAACATGGCAGGAACTTGCAGATATCTTTATGGTATTGATGTTTTCAAAACCTACAAATCTGAAAACAGAAACAACAATATCAACATCTTTGAAAACAATATCACCATAAATGGTGGTTCCAAGATGGCTGAAGCTATTTATGTAAGTGAATCTGATGATGTAATAATTGATGGAAACATTATTAGTTCCACCTCTAACGGTGCTGCTTATGGTGTTGCTACCGATCAATTAACCAATGCAGTTATTACATCCAACAATATTGCTGCAGATGCAGCCACTCAGGCTTATGGTATTACTGCAACCACTTCTGGTAGTGGCACAATCATCCGTGCAAATGAAATTGATGCTAAAGGTACTGGTGCTGTAGGTATTGGTATTAACCATCAAGATGGAATAACTATTGAAGACAACACTGTAGCTATCGATGGTGGAGACTACACTACTATTACCTCTTCTGACACCTTAGGTACTGCAAATGCAGCTGTCTTATCTGGAGACGGCAATACTAATGTTGAAATGAACAATAACGATGTTTCTGAAGTAAGTGCAGTCAGATTAGACACTGTAATTGAAGTAAGTGACCTTACCGTTACCGCTGCTCCTAGTGGAAATGGCAGCTTACAAATTACCTTAAAGACTGCTGGTGGTATGGCTTTAGCAAACCAAGTTGTAAAAGTGGTATTCAACAGTCAAATGTATGAGTTAACCACTGATGCTAAAGGTGTTGCTGTATTATCATTCCCACTTAACAAGTCAGGTACTTACAACACTGAAGTATTCTACTTAGGTGATGATAATTACAGAGGAGCTGATGCTAGTGCAAAAATAACCATTAATAAAGTTAAAACTGCATTAACTGCATCTGGCAAAACTTTCCTTGCTACTGCAACTACCAAAAAATTAACTGCAACATTGAAAGATGCAAACGGCAATCCTCTTGCTAAGAAAACAGTTTCCTTTACCGTAAACGGTAAAACCTACAAAGCAACCACCAATGCTAAAGGTGTTGCTACTGTTAAATTAGCATTGAAAGCTGCAAAAACATACACTGTAAAAATCAAATTTGCAGCTGACAGTGTTTACGCTGCATCCACTAAATCAGTTAAAGTAAAACTCAACAAAGAGAAAACCAAGATAACTGCTCCTAAAAAGACATTCAAAAAATCTGCAAAAACCAAAAAAGTTGTAATTACTCTTAAAAACTCTAAAGGTAAAGCTATCGCTAGCAAGAAAATTACCTTAACAGTTAATAAGAAAAAATACACTGTAAAAACCAACAAAAAAGGTAAAGCAACCTTTAAAGTTAAATTAACTAAAAAAGGTACCTTTAAGTACACAGTTAAATTTGCAGGTGACACCCAATACAAAGCAGTTACTAAAAAGACTGGTAAAATTGTAATAAAATAA
- a CDS encoding right-handed parallel beta-helix repeat-containing protein, producing the protein MKRLSKICILSIILIILSISFASASEIDGDNIQFAGDDNNIQEMSIDDVSLNEEVEDQSSLSNFNQMSDENEDDDLAAYNGAVETTDKEVLSASSSGNVHEISPSNYSKYFKNGYVDTSIVKSGDIIDLSGEFKKVNFTFTIPCSITSSQRNAYLNNCVVKYENVNSSIYSDVSNLSFTVDIEKHPCVYVVYSSHVNVFNCNAYSTGANSNPTLLVGSTYCIIHDNVFETTFTGYMNMSWKRAGILLGESHYNNIYSNDVTIKDSNGIYLTTYGFEKSNYNNIYNNTIRSSAISEETGLPNPSAWAYGVHIMGDYNKAINNTIYLMYRGVDSEGSFNEIIGNDIYALAGSYYEGNNGTDGGEYGIHASYDNTIINNTIHDSKITGSAIYVTVNCTAYGNVIQNISGEHAFEFSLSASNTLIQDNIINMTSGNGLYIRGNMTNVTVSNNTIGTKNGTAILVKMQSKSKYPDNVIIKNNKILEGTSSFIDFSEVESKSQITLFNNSLYVTGGTFFNAFDTNGNLKNLKSIDTLIFKGNLNSRVASIKLNKEISIIGENSKITNMPFILSCDNIRIENLQIVIRNGENAFNIGNARNISLINNTITINSKSYALVLNNSRISMLDNVITINEDNPAILNDNGSYIFYGENIINTLADEDIQSLNGSILKITVYMVSDANFDSIFNSDGRFYDDLDIEMGDTLKIADLSNETIRIDIPLTILPYKDSIINNSTIILEDMASNTNISNLRFKLENGNLNKGFSFIIIKDGVSNLIIENNQFDVSNVGGDASLSAIKIIGSDESADNIRLLNNIFNLNADLNSISAISALNEGLINYNDITYALSILNNNLSISNGREDGITCGINVLNSDNLEISSNNIYSNGNLAYGLHLNEISSSNIKNNKLYENNAYVNIIHSNNPAKDIQNAIDNSESGDTVYLGNNPYTIKDSIIIDRSISLVGGILLDNIDSSSNQLVSNNDPLFIILSKSTVNLLDMTVILKENDLFVLSLLTNSTNPTGLDYPIINIKNNTFLKNNDDVDEESICLVKSIAERPLFKPIDNINLENNDLIENMGQIKYYLLDDSSSNEINFNDGSETVIVANNLVCTAMDKAIYGNCIKHFEVRLSDGSGALLSNKSIHIFYNNVIYNLITDSSGVAKLPVSINAYGIYTLLISFLGDGEYCASFSTSKLTVNKQKASLAAPNKSYYVNADKYLTATFKDVNGKVIKNKKISFVVNGKTYSAYTNSKGVAKAKVKVNIAKTYAVTVKYAGDSVYSPISKTLKLYVKKVGTKLIVKDKSYKKSSKNKKLTATLKTKSGKAIANKKLTFTVNGKKYTVKTNKKGIGAVKIKLSKKKTYKFTVKFAGDSTYLKANKNAKVKIR; encoded by the coding sequence ATGAAAAGATTAAGTAAAATTTGCATATTATCAATCATTCTGATTATCTTAAGCATTTCATTTGCAAGTGCTTCAGAAATAGATGGTGATAATATTCAGTTTGCTGGTGATGACAACAATATTCAAGAGATGTCTATTGATGATGTTTCATTGAATGAAGAAGTGGAAGACCAGTCATCCCTCTCTAATTTCAACCAAATGTCTGATGAGAATGAAGATGATGATTTGGCTGCATATAATGGGGCTGTTGAAACTACGGATAAGGAGGTTTTATCTGCTAGTTCCAGTGGAAATGTACATGAGATAAGCCCTTCCAACTATTCAAAATACTTCAAGAATGGCTATGTGGATACAAGCATAGTCAAATCAGGGGATATCATTGATTTATCCGGCGAGTTCAAAAAGGTTAACTTTACATTCACAATTCCATGTTCAATCACAAGCAGCCAAAGAAACGCTTATCTTAATAATTGTGTAGTAAAATATGAGAATGTTAACTCCAGCATCTATTCAGACGTTTCCAATCTAAGCTTTACCGTAGACATTGAAAAGCATCCTTGCGTTTATGTGGTGTATTCAAGTCATGTGAATGTCTTTAACTGTAATGCCTATTCCACAGGCGCAAACAGTAATCCAACCCTTTTGGTAGGTTCCACCTACTGCATTATACATGATAATGTCTTTGAGACCACCTTCACCGGTTATATGAACATGTCCTGGAAACGTGCAGGAATATTGCTTGGAGAGTCTCACTACAATAACATTTATTCCAATGATGTTACAATCAAGGACTCAAATGGCATCTATTTGACAACCTATGGTTTTGAAAAGTCCAATTACAACAATATTTACAACAATACAATCAGATCCTCTGCAATCAGTGAAGAGACAGGGCTGCCAAACCCTTCAGCATGGGCCTATGGTGTTCATATCATGGGGGATTACAATAAGGCAATAAACAATACTATCTATTTAATGTATCGTGGAGTGGATTCAGAAGGCAGCTTCAATGAGATAATAGGCAATGACATCTATGCCTTGGCTGGTAGCTATTATGAAGGAAACAATGGTACTGACGGTGGGGAGTATGGAATTCATGCCTCCTATGACAATACAATCATAAACAACACCATTCATGACAGCAAGATAACCGGATCAGCCATTTACGTGACTGTAAACTGTACCGCTTATGGCAATGTGATTCAAAACATCAGCGGAGAGCATGCATTTGAATTTTCTCTTTCGGCTTCCAATACACTGATTCAAGATAATATCATTAACATGACTTCTGGAAATGGGCTTTATATTCGAGGAAATATGACTAACGTCACTGTTTCCAATAACACTATAGGCACTAAAAATGGAACAGCTATTTTAGTTAAAATGCAATCAAAATCCAAATATCCTGATAATGTAATCATTAAAAATAACAAGATATTAGAGGGTACAAGCTCCTTCATTGATTTTTCTGAGGTTGAATCAAAATCACAAATCACTTTATTTAATAATAGCCTATATGTTACCGGCGGCACTTTCTTCAATGCATTTGATACAAATGGGAATTTGAAGAATTTAAAATCAATAGACACCCTCATATTTAAAGGAAATTTAAATTCAAGAGTTGCGTCCATTAAATTAAACAAGGAAATATCCATAATAGGGGAAAATTCAAAAATTACAAATATGCCATTTATCTTGAGTTGTGATAATATTAGAATAGAAAATTTACAGATTGTTATACGTAATGGAGAGAATGCATTCAACATAGGCAATGCCCGGAATATTAGTTTAATAAATAATACAATAACTATAAACTCTAAAAGTTATGCCTTAGTTCTAAACAATTCAAGAATTAGCATGTTGGATAATGTTATTACAATTAATGAAGACAATCCTGCTATATTGAACGATAATGGAAGTTACATCTTTTACGGTGAGAACATTATCAATACATTGGCTGATGAAGATATTCAATCACTTAACGGTTCCATATTGAAAATTACCGTATATATGGTCAGTGATGCTAATTTTGATTCAATCTTTAATTCAGATGGAAGATTTTATGATGATTTGGACATAGAAATGGGAGATACCTTGAAGATTGCCGATTTAAGCAATGAGACCATTAGAATTGACATTCCATTAACCATATTACCTTATAAGGATTCCATAATCAATAATTCCACTATAATACTGGAGGATATGGCTTCAAATACCAATATCTCTAATTTAAGATTTAAATTGGAAAATGGAAATTTAAATAAGGGCTTTTCATTTATAATAATTAAGGATGGGGTCAGTAATCTAATCATAGAAAATAATCAATTTGATGTTTCCAATGTCGGTGGAGATGCTAGCTTGTCTGCCATTAAAATAATTGGATCAGATGAAAGCGCTGATAATATTAGACTATTAAATAATATATTTAATTTAAATGCTGATTTAAATTCCATTTCAGCCATTTCTGCACTTAATGAGGGATTAATCAATTACAACGACATAACATATGCATTGTCCATTTTAAATAATAATCTATCCATATCCAATGGTCGCGAAGATGGAATCACTTGTGGCATAAATGTCTTAAATAGCGATAATTTGGAAATAAGCTCCAATAATATCTATTCAAATGGAAATCTTGCATACGGTCTTCATTTAAATGAAATTTCAAGTTCAAATATAAAGAATAATAAATTATATGAAAATAATGCTTATGTAAATATCATTCATTCCAATAATCCTGCAAAGGACATTCAAAATGCAATTGACAATTCAGAGAGTGGGGATACTGTTTATTTAGGAAATAATCCTTATACAATTAAAGATTCTATCATAATTGACAGATCCATTAGTTTAGTTGGAGGAATCTTATTGGACAATATTGATTCAAGTTCCAATCAGCTTGTTTCCAATAATGACCCCCTATTCATTATATTGTCTAAGAGTACAGTTAATTTACTTGACATGACTGTAATATTAAAAGAAAATGACTTGTTTGTTTTATCCCTATTGACAAATTCAACAAATCCAACAGGTCTTGATTATCCAATCATCAATATCAAGAATAACACATTTCTAAAGAATAATGATGATGTTGATGAGGAATCAATATGTCTTGTCAAATCCATTGCAGAAAGACCATTGTTCAAACCTATAGACAATATTAATCTAGAAAATAATGATTTGATAGAAAATATGGGGCAAATCAAGTATTATTTGCTTGATGATTCCAGTTCCAATGAGATCAATTTCAATGATGGCAGTGAAACTGTTATTGTTGCCAATAATCTGGTTTGCACAGCTATGGATAAAGCCATTTATGGAAATTGCATTAAGCATTTTGAAGTAAGATTATCAGATGGAAGTGGTGCTTTATTATCTAATAAATCAATTCATATTTTTTATAATAATGTAATCTATAATCTTATCACAGATTCCAGTGGGGTGGCAAAGCTTCCAGTCAGTATCAATGCTTATGGAATCTACACTCTTTTGATCAGTTTCCTTGGTGATGGTGAGTATTGCGCTTCATTTTCAACATCCAAATTGACTGTCAACAAGCAGAAGGCAAGCTTGGCCGCTCCAAATAAATCATATTATGTAAATGCAGACAAGTATTTGACTGCAACATTCAAGGATGTAAATGGCAAAGTTATTAAAAACAAGAAGATTAGCTTTGTTGTTAATGGCAAGACCTATAGTGCCTATACCAATTCAAAAGGAGTCGCTAAGGCCAAAGTGAAAGTCAATATTGCTAAGACTTATGCTGTTACAGTCAAATATGCTGGAGACAGTGTTTATAGCCCTATCAGCAAGACCTTGAAGCTTTATGTTAAAAAGGTTGGCACAAAACTTATTGTAAAGGATAAATCCTATAAGAAATCATCTAAAAATAAGAAATTGACCGCTACCTTAAAGACAAAAAGTGGAAAGGCAATCGCCAATAAGAAATTAACTTTTACTGTAAATGGTAAGAAATACACTGTAAAGACAAATAAAAAGGGAATAGGCGCTGTTAAGATAAAATTATCTAAAAAGAAAACCTATAAGTTTACAGTCAAGTTTGCGGGAGACAGCACTTATCTTAAGGCAAATAAGAATGCTAAAGTTAAGATTAGATAA
- the frhB gene encoding coenzyme F420 hydrogenase subunit beta, which yields MAFGTYKEVVSARATDKAIQKVAQDGGIVTALLTYALEENIIEGAIVAGNTEDAWKPEPTIAMTPEEIIAAAGTKYTFSPNAIKIKEAVRQYGLEKIGTVGTPCQIMGLRKMQSYPFATRFVADKLALIIGIFCMENFPRDSLKTFIEGKMNSSLESVNKMDIGKGKFWITDIEGESGLALKETHGYEQAGCNICLDYVAELADVSTGSVGSPDGWSTVFTRTDNGADIFTAAVEAGVIETKPMDDVKPGLELLEKLANGKKDKGRKEIERRVNMGLPSPF from the coding sequence ATGGCATTCGGTACTTATAAAGAAGTAGTATCTGCAAGAGCTACTGACAAAGCAATCCAAAAAGTCGCACAAGATGGTGGAATCGTAACCGCATTATTAACTTACGCTTTAGAAGAAAACATTATTGAAGGTGCAATCGTTGCAGGTAACACTGAAGACGCATGGAAACCTGAACCAACCATTGCAATGACTCCAGAAGAAATCATTGCAGCAGCAGGTACCAAATACACCTTCTCTCCAAACGCAATCAAAATCAAAGAAGCTGTAAGACAATACGGTCTTGAAAAAATCGGAACCGTCGGAACTCCTTGTCAAATCATGGGTCTCAGAAAAATGCAATCCTACCCATTTGCTACCAGATTCGTAGCAGATAAACTTGCTTTAATTATCGGTATTTTCTGTATGGAAAACTTCCCAAGAGATTCCTTAAAAACCTTCATCGAAGGTAAAATGAACTCTTCCTTAGAAAGCGTTAACAAAATGGATATCGGTAAAGGAAAATTCTGGATCACTGACATTGAAGGTGAATCCGGACTTGCATTAAAAGAAACCCACGGATACGAACAAGCTGGATGTAACATCTGTCTCGACTATGTTGCAGAATTAGCTGATGTATCCACCGGATCTGTAGGTTCCCCAGATGGCTGGTCCACTGTCTTTACCAGAACTGACAACGGAGCAGACATCTTTACCGCAGCTGTTGAAGCTGGAGTAATCGAAACCAAACCAATGGATGATGTAAAACCTGGTTTAGAATTACTCGAAAAATTAGCTAACGGTAAAAAGGACAAAGGTAGAAAAGAAATCGAAAGAAGAGTTAACATGGGACTCCCAAGTCCTTTCTAA
- the frhG gene encoding coenzyme F420 hydrogenase subunit gamma, protein MKSEVEAQSKPAEEAKKAADAAAEEEAKKQAESSEQISKESSTQEVEKVADKPKIGYIHMSGCTGDGMSLTENYDILSTLLTDMVDIVYGTTLVDLWEMPEMDLALVEGSVCLQDEHSVKELMELREKSGLVCAFGSCAMTGCFTRYARGGQLAQPKHESFVPISDLIKVDCAIPGCPASPEIIAKVVVALINGDMDYLQPMLDMAACNLACGCDLQTNIVSKALCTGCGTCVLACPTRALEMVEGRPSHNKNRCIKCGACNVHCPRAWFPEEQIKKDLGL, encoded by the coding sequence ATGAAAAGCGAAGTTGAAGCTCAATCAAAGCCGGCTGAAGAAGCTAAAAAAGCGGCAGACGCTGCAGCTGAAGAAGAGGCTAAAAAACAAGCAGAATCATCTGAGCAAATAAGTAAAGAATCTTCAACACAGGAGGTTGAAAAAGTGGCTGACAAACCAAAAATAGGATATATTCACATGAGTGGTTGTACTGGAGACGGTATGTCATTAACTGAAAACTATGACATTCTCTCAACCTTACTCACTGATATGGTGGACATTGTTTACGGAACAACTTTAGTAGATTTATGGGAAATGCCTGAAATGGATTTAGCATTAGTCGAAGGGTCTGTCTGTTTACAAGATGAACACAGTGTAAAAGAACTTATGGAACTTAGAGAAAAATCAGGATTAGTTTGCGCATTTGGATCTTGTGCTATGACTGGTTGTTTCACCCGTTACGCACGTGGTGGACAATTAGCTCAACCAAAACATGAATCATTTGTACCAATTTCTGACTTAATTAAAGTAGATTGTGCAATTCCAGGATGCCCAGCATCCCCAGAAATTATTGCAAAAGTAGTAGTTGCATTAATTAACGGTGACATGGATTACTTACAACCTATGTTAGACATGGCAGCATGCAACTTAGCATGTGGTTGTGACTTACAAACCAACATTGTAAGTAAAGCATTATGTACTGGTTGTGGAACTTGTGTATTAGCTTGTCCAACCAGAGCTCTTGAAATGGTGGAAGGTAGACCTTCCCACAACAAAAACAGATGTATTAAATGTGGTGCATGTAATGTACACTGTCCAAGAGCATGGTTCCCAGAAGAGCAAATTAAAAAAGACTTAGGATTATAG